A DNA window from Acidobacteriota bacterium contains the following coding sequences:
- a CDS encoding zinc ribbon domain-containing protein codes for MHCPNCGTKATDKQNFCRYCGLNLEKISQVLTEQLPELDTSLFDKQRKIEGWAKVAGISFGVLITLIMLGALGYASLYEKDAILPVSLALMMLVGGMLAISLSVYSASLRRKIIEQRKLQAITQVVAETTNKLSSEPQQILLSSVTEKTTELLEAGNTPEQQSKAE; via the coding sequence ATGCATTGCCCGAATTGCGGAACGAAAGCAACAGATAAGCAAAATTTCTGTAGATATTGCGGATTAAATTTGGAGAAAATCTCACAGGTACTTACCGAACAACTTCCCGAACTGGATACCTCTCTTTTTGATAAGCAGCGCAAAATTGAGGGCTGGGCAAAAGTAGCGGGAATCAGTTTTGGTGTGTTGATTACGCTTATTATGCTTGGGGCATTGGGTTACGCATCGTTGTATGAGAAAGACGCAATTTTACCGGTTTCGTTGGCGTTGATGATGTTGGTTGGCGGTATGCTGGCAATTTCGTTATCGGTTTACTCGGCTTCCTTACGAAGAAAGATAATCGAACAAAGAAAGTTGCAAGCGATAACTCAGGTGGTTGCAGAGACCACGAATAAGTTGTCTTCGGAGCCACAACAAATTTTGCTCTCCTCAGTTACTGAAAAAACCACTGAATTACTGGAAGCTGGCAATACCCCTGAGCAGCAGAGCAAGGCAGAATAA
- a CDS encoding polysaccharide deacetylase family protein, translated as MIRTVLCLAQLFTLFLSLLFPAFSIKAQSLQPSTPRREIAITIDDLPGVLVPPVDERKALQRLQKMNKQMLDAMVAHRIQATGFVNEQRLHKTGEVDARIDILRSWLGSGMTLGNHTFAHLDFNKMSEPEFEDEVIRGEVITRQLIKERGQHNFYIRFPFNHDGNTKDKKDAMNAFLKARGYTPAPFTIEHSDYLFNEVYARAKQRGDEQLAKQIRADYLSFLDTAFAYIEKRSREVLGYEPKQIFLIHVNQINAECLPEMLARIKKRGYSFISLDEAMKDKAYAIADQYTGGAGISWIHRWSHSLGQGINNRDEPDPPTAILKMYQTK; from the coding sequence ATGATAAGAACTGTTTTATGTTTGGCGCAATTGTTTACTTTATTTTTGAGCCTGCTATTTCCGGCTTTTTCAATCAAAGCCCAATCCCTTCAACCCTCAACTCCACGTCGAGAAATCGCTATCACCATTGATGATTTGCCGGGCGTCCTGGTGCCACCGGTCGATGAGCGCAAAGCCTTGCAACGCTTACAAAAAATGAATAAACAAATGCTTGATGCAATGGTCGCGCATCGCATTCAGGCAACCGGTTTTGTCAATGAACAGAGGTTGCACAAAACCGGCGAGGTTGATGCGCGAATCGACATCCTTCGCAGTTGGCTGGGCAGTGGAATGACGCTTGGCAATCACACCTTCGCACATCTGGATTTCAACAAAATGTCGGAACCGGAATTTGAAGATGAAGTGATTCGCGGCGAAGTCATCACCCGACAATTAATCAAAGAACGCGGGCAACACAATTTTTATATTCGTTTTCCGTTTAATCACGATGGCAATACGAAGGATAAAAAAGATGCGATGAATGCCTTTTTAAAAGCCCGCGGGTATACGCCTGCGCCGTTTACCATTGAACATTCGGATTATCTGTTTAACGAAGTTTATGCGAGAGCAAAACAGAGAGGTGATGAGCAACTCGCTAAGCAGATTCGCGCGGATTATTTGAGTTTCCTGGATACGGCGTTCGCTTACATTGAAAAGCGGTCGCGCGAAGTTCTCGGTTATGAACCCAAGCAGATTTTTCTGATTCACGTCAATCAAATCAATGCCGAATGTTTACCGGAAATGCTTGCGCGCATAAAAAAGCGCGGCTATTCATTTATTTCACTCGATGAAGCGATGAAAGATAAAGCTTACGCAATCGCAGATCAATACACGGGCGGCGCAGGTATTTCGTGGATTCATCGCTGGAGCCACAGTCTTGGGCAAGGCATCAACAATCGCGACGAACCCGACCCGCCAACAGCTATCCTAAAAATGTATCAAACAAAATGA
- a CDS encoding MBL fold metallo-hydrolase, protein MTVIPKHAAVIVLLKDRHDPKVFWVKRSEMLRFMPGFHAFPGGQVDADDLEIRIANCDDQEAALMRVAAVREFFEEAGVLLARGVESLSGEQLRAKRLALHEKTKTFKEILEEDELEIDGASLIDAGRWVTPPMAPRRFDTCFFYTWLEDQQEPEIIVGELAEGEWIRPHEAHAMWKRGEVMFASPMLHIITTLAEHGHQPETLNSALVAVPEARRETIRRIEFKPGMFLFPVKTPTIPPATHTNCYIVGGNELVVIDPASPYEEEQRELDILIDQLLSEGRTVREIILTHHHPDHVGGVLHLSRRLNVPVAAHHLTAERLPGQIEISRFIEDNELIEIEGDPGWRLRALHTPGHTRGHLCFYEENLGYVITGDLVVGIGTVVIDPPEGNMKQYFDSLRRLLELPKLTSLYGAHGPAIANARNKIEEYIAHRTMRENKILEAMQTGAATLDEIVPLAYTDVKPEMHPLARRSTIAHLEKLEEEERVWRSEGAKYVLASGR, encoded by the coding sequence ATGACAGTCATACCCAAGCATGCAGCAGTTATCGTTTTACTCAAAGACCGTCACGACCCCAAAGTGTTCTGGGTCAAACGCAGTGAAATGTTGAGGTTTATGCCCGGATTTCATGCCTTTCCCGGCGGGCAGGTCGATGCCGACGACCTCGAAATTCGCATCGCCAATTGCGATGATCAAGAAGCCGCGTTGATGCGCGTCGCTGCGGTGCGCGAATTTTTTGAAGAGGCAGGCGTCCTGCTGGCGCGCGGCGTAGAAAGCCTTTCGGGCGAACAACTCCGGGCGAAGCGTCTGGCGCTGCATGAAAAAACCAAAACCTTTAAAGAGATTCTCGAAGAAGATGAATTGGAAATCGACGGCGCAAGCTTGATTGACGCAGGGCGCTGGGTAACACCGCCGATGGCACCGCGCCGGTTCGACACCTGTTTTTTCTACACCTGGCTCGAAGACCAACAGGAACCTGAAATCATCGTTGGCGAACTCGCCGAAGGCGAATGGATTCGCCCCCATGAAGCACACGCCATGTGGAAACGCGGCGAAGTGATGTTTGCTTCCCCGATGCTCCATATCATCACTACGCTTGCTGAGCACGGTCACCAACCGGAAACCCTGAATTCGGCTCTGGTAGCCGTTCCTGAGGCACGGCGCGAAACCATACGGCGCATCGAATTCAAACCGGGAATGTTTCTGTTTCCGGTAAAAACCCCGACCATCCCGCCCGCCACGCATACCAATTGTTACATCGTCGGCGGCAATGAGTTGGTGGTCATCGACCCCGCTTCACCCTACGAAGAAGAACAACGCGAACTCGATATTTTAATCGACCAGTTGCTGAGCGAAGGTCGCACCGTACGCGAAATTATCCTGACTCACCATCACCCGGATCACGTCGGTGGCGTTTTGCATTTGAGTCGGCGGTTGAATGTGCCGGTTGCCGCGCACCACCTGACAGCCGAGAGATTGCCGGGACAAATTGAAATTTCGCGCTTCATCGAAGATAACGAGTTGATCGAAATCGAAGGCGATCCGGGCTGGCGGCTGCGCGCTTTGCATACGCCCGGTCACACACGCGGGCATCTCTGTTTTTACGAAGAGAATCTCGGCTATGTCATCACAGGCGATTTGGTGGTCGGCATCGGCACTGTCGTGATTGACCCGCCCGAAGGCAATATGAAGCAATATTTCGATTCCCTGCGGCGCTTGCTTGAACTCCCGAAACTGACTTCGCTTTATGGCGCACACGGTCCGGCAATTGCCAATGCGCGAAATAAAATCGAAGAGTACATCGCGCATCGCACCATGCGCGAAAATAAAATCCTCGAAGCGATGCAAACCGGCGCGGCGACACTGGATGAAATCGTGCCGCTCGCTTATACCGATGTGAAGCCCGAAATGCACCCGCTGGCGCGGCGTTCAACCATCGCCCATCTGGAAAAGCTTGAAGAGGAAGAACGGGTATGGCGTTCTGAGGGTGCAAAATATGTGTTAGCATCAGGACGATAG
- a CDS encoding J domain-containing protein — protein MQNFDSEKDYYDILGIDETATSEEIEKAYRTQARKHHPDAGGSEEAMKVLNEARDLLSDNETRLAYDKSRQSNSVVYGSSFAFEVNDSLRGDAFKTENDDEGFSGSAILAATCLGIGLPLLFLVESQWVFFLWPLRIGGIGLVLFGVWMAQSALAARHRKLKKDKARHLSSRILLQQALFWAFTILIFAMLIVGLYWR, from the coding sequence ATGCAGAATTTCGATAGCGAAAAAGATTATTATGACATCCTCGGCATTGACGAAACCGCGACTTCGGAAGAGATAGAAAAGGCTTATCGCACACAGGCGCGCAAACATCACCCGGATGCGGGCGGCAGCGAAGAGGCGATGAAAGTTTTGAATGAAGCCCGCGATTTGTTGAGCGATAATGAAACGCGACTCGCTTATGATAAAAGCCGACAATCAAACAGCGTGGTTTACGGTTCGTCCTTTGCCTTTGAGGTGAACGACTCGCTGCGCGGTGATGCATTTAAAACTGAAAATGATGACGAAGGTTTTTCGGGTTCGGCGATTCTTGCGGCGACCTGTTTGGGTATCGGCTTGCCGCTTCTATTTTTAGTCGAATCGCAATGGGTGTTTTTTTTGTGGCCGCTGAGAATTGGCGGCATCGGTCTGGTTTTATTCGGCGTGTGGATGGCGCAATCGGCGCTTGCTGCCAGGCATCGCAAACTGAAAAAAGATAAGGCGCGGCATTTATCAAGCCGCATTCTTTTACAGCAAGCCTTATTCTGGGCTTTTACCATTTTGATTTTTGCCATGCTTATCGTCGGGCTGTATTGGCGATGA
- a CDS encoding AAA family ATPase encodes MNKIIIPDNSLVVLCGIAGCGKSTFAAKHFLPTQIVSSDGCRAMLSDDESNQKVTGHAFELWRFIIRKRLFLNRLSVADATNLERGDRVWLTKTAAYHNFYTTAVIFDIPFAVCIERNASRHRVVPEEALARQYSMLQETLRSIKDEAFDFVFVINEKSQSLVEVEVAQSGIKKSAEQTEITEQTESI; translated from the coding sequence TTGAATAAAATCATCATTCCCGACAATTCCTTGGTGGTCTTGTGCGGCATCGCAGGGTGCGGCAAATCGACGTTTGCCGCAAAACATTTCCTGCCGACGCAAATCGTCTCTTCGGATGGCTGTCGGGCAATGCTCAGTGATGATGAAAGCAATCAAAAAGTCACCGGGCACGCCTTCGAGTTATGGCGATTTATTATCAGGAAGCGGTTGTTTTTAAACAGGCTCTCGGTTGCCGATGCCACCAATCTTGAGCGCGGCGATAGAGTGTGGCTAACGAAAACCGCTGCTTATCATAACTTCTACACGACGGCAGTGATTTTCGATATTCCGTTTGCGGTTTGTATCGAGCGCAACGCTTCGCGTCATCGCGTGGTGCCCGAAGAGGCGTTAGCGCGGCAGTACAGTATGTTGCAAGAAACTTTGCGTAGCATCAAAGACGAAGCCTTCGATTTTGTTTTTGTCATCAATGAAAAATCACAATCGCTTGTTGAGGTAGAGGTTGCTCAATCAGGTATTAAAAAGAGTGCGGAACAAACGGAAATAACGGAACAGACGGAATCTATTTAG
- a CDS encoding DUF2167 domain-containing protein: protein MNFKLLTPFMISLLILMFVTFSSVVPAKEKPKPAASKSEKPKGKGKDSQKDKSDTMTAEEFEASLKYENGVIKLGDGIATLKVPAQYRFLNGEQSEKVLVDAWGNPPGARTLGMLFPSNVSPLDENSWGVVITFHEEGYIKDDDAADLDYKELMQEMKEDTQTGNAERKKMGYESVELIGWAASPHYDKSTHKLYWAKELKFGEVPENTLNYDVRILGRKGYLSFNAVASMNQLPAIEDSMQDILGLVEFNEGHRYTDFNSGYDKVAAYGIGGLIAGKVLAKVGFFKLILGFLVAGKKFLIFIIIALGALLKKLFTKITGTKEETPEAPTGLNI from the coding sequence ATGAATTTTAAACTGCTCACTCCCTTCATGATCAGCCTGCTCATCTTAATGTTTGTAACCTTTTCGAGTGTTGTCCCGGCAAAAGAAAAACCCAAGCCCGCCGCCAGCAAGTCGGAAAAGCCAAAAGGAAAGGGAAAAGATTCACAAAAAGATAAATCAGATACGATGACCGCCGAAGAATTTGAAGCGTCGTTAAAATACGAAAACGGCGTTATCAAATTGGGTGACGGTATCGCCACGCTCAAGGTTCCTGCACAATACCGCTTCTTAAACGGCGAACAATCGGAAAAAGTCCTGGTTGATGCCTGGGGCAATCCTCCCGGCGCGCGGACTTTAGGAATGTTATTTCCATCAAATGTCAGCCCGCTTGATGAAAACAGTTGGGGCGTGGTCATCACCTTTCACGAAGAGGGCTATATCAAAGACGATGATGCAGCAGACCTGGATTACAAAGAATTAATGCAGGAGATGAAAGAAGACACCCAAACCGGCAACGCCGAGCGCAAGAAAATGGGTTATGAATCGGTCGAACTGATCGGCTGGGCAGCCTCTCCGCATTACGATAAATCCACGCATAAACTTTACTGGGCAAAAGAACTGAAATTTGGCGAGGTGCCGGAAAATACGCTCAACTATGATGTGCGCATTCTTGGTCGTAAAGGTTACCTGTCCTTTAATGCGGTGGCTTCGATGAATCAACTTCCGGCTATCGAAGACAGTATGCAGGATATTTTAGGTTTAGTTGAATTTAACGAAGGCCATCGTTATACAGATTTCAATTCAGGGTATGACAAAGTGGCGGCATATGGCATCGGCGGTTTAATTGCCGGTAAAGTTTTAGCGAAAGTTGGCTTTTTTAAATTGATTTTGGGCTTTCTGGTCGCGGGGAAAAAATTCCTTATCTTCATTATCATTGCGCTCGGCGCTTTGCTGAAAAAATTGTTCACTAAAATCACCGGCACCAAAGAAGAGACGCCCGAAGCGCCCACCGGTTTGAATATTTAA